GGTGGGCCGAAACGATTTTGGCCTCGTAAGAGATGCCCAGTTCGTCGAGAATATCGGCGGCAAGTTTCATTGTCGGCCAGTCGGACTGGCTACCCATGATGATGCCGACTTGGGGTGTAGTCATCGCGTAAAATCCCCGCTGCTGTCAGGAAGCGGCACTATACAAAGCGTAGGGGAAGGTGCAATCGTCAGGCGATGATATCGGGGAGAATTCGGTCTTCGATCTGGCTGATCTTGTCCTTGAGGACAAGTTTCTGCTTTTTCAGGCGTCGGATCGTAAGCATGTCAGCCGAGCCTTGGTCTTCAAGTGCGCGGATCGCTTCGTCCAGATCGCGGTGTTCGGTTTTCAGGACACTGAGTTTGACCCGAAGGACCTCGACCTGTTCCATCCTTGCGGATTTGTTCATACTTCACCCGAGCAATGGTCTTGCATCATACTGACAACCTACGCCTTTTTTGGCGTTCCGCCTAGCCCTTGCGAAGTCGGTGGCATCATCCCATATTTGAAAGCAAGAGGTCGCCGCTTTTCGGGGCCTTTTGACGGTCGCTTGAGCAAGGACATGTCGAATGACAAAACTGACTTTGGGAACCCATCCCTTCTTACTGGGGTTCGAGCAGCTTGAACGGCTGGTCGAGCGCACTGCCAAAACGGGCAATGACGGGTATCCTCCGTACAATATCGAACAGACGTCGGAACGGTCCTACCGGATCACTCTCGCCGTTGCAGGCTTCCGCGAGGAAGACCTTGCCATCACGGTAGAGGACAGCAGTCTCGTGATACGCGGGCGCCAGGCCGATGACAGTGACGAACGCATCTTCCTGCATCGCGGCATCGCTGCCCGCCAGTTCCAGCGCACCTTCGTTCTGGCCGACGGAGTCGACGTAGGGGAAGCGGTCCTTGAAAACGGCCTGCTGCATGTCGATCTTAATAGGAAGGTCCCCGACAGCGTGGTGCAAACCATCAAGATCAAAAGGAGTGCGGAGGCATGAACCAGAATTTCGAGCTCGATAAGAACGACGATCGCATCGTGTATGTGAAAGAAGTTGCCGTGGCCGACCTCCCCGACGAGGTGCAGGAAAAGGCCGGTGATCTGGAAACGCTCTTCTCGGTCCACAAATCCAACGGCGAGCAACTAGCGCTTGTCGCGGGACGCGAGCTTGCGTTTTCGCTGGCCCGTGAACACGACATGGATCCCGTGACCGTTCACTGATCGGAACGCACATCGCAAAAGACAACGAAGCGCCCCGAGGGGCGCTTTTTTATTTTGCCAAGCGACAGAAACGGGCGCCTTCTACGTAGCAAGGAGAAGCAATTTCGGAGCCCGTTATGTCCACCCCATTGAAATACACCCGCACCCAGATCGCATTACACTGGTCGGTCTTTGTGTTGCTGTTCGTCAGCTTCGTCAGCCACGATGGTATCAAGGACGCCTACCGCAGCTTTATGCGCAACGGCGCGGCCGAGATGTCGGTCGGTGCCTATGTCCACATTATCGTCGGCATCGTCATTCTGGCGCTTGTCGTCTGGCGCATTGCGTTGCGCTTCACCAATACTGCTCCGCCCGAACCGAAGGGTGGGCTGCTGGGTCTCGCTGCCAAAGCGGTTCAGTTCATTCTTTATGCCGTGTTGGTCATCCTGCCCGTGTCTGGCCTGATTGCATGGTTCGGCGGCCTGCATGACGCGGGCGACGTTCATGAGACGATGTTCACGCTAGGTCTGGCGCTTGTTGCGCTGCACATCATCGCAGCGCTGGTTCACCAGTTCTATTGGAAGGACAACCTGCTGGCCCGCATGAAGTAACAGCGCCTCTTTAAAGCAAAAACGCCCCGCTTTTTTGAGCGGGGCGTTTTCGTTTGTCGCAGGTCTCTGGCTTACTTGCCGGAGATAAGGCCCATGCTTTCGAGCTTGAGCAGTACCTGGTGTGCGCAGTTGTCGACGTCGACGTTCTCGGTCTCGACGACGATCTCGGCGTTGACCGGAGTTTCGTACGGATCCGAGATGCCGGTGAACTCCTTGATCTTGCCTTCGCGCGCCAGCTTGTAGAGGCCCTTGCGGTCGCGGCGTTCGCATTCCTCGATCGAGGTTGCGACGTGCACTTCGATGAACGCGCCGTAGGCTTCGATCATCTCGCGGACGGCGCGGCGGGTCGCGGTGTAAGGCGCGATCGGCGCACAGATGGCGATACCGCCGTTCTTGGTGATCTCCGACGCGACGTAGCCAATGCGCTTGATGTTGATGTCGCGGTGCTCTTTCGAGAAGCCCAGCTCCGACGACAGGTGCTTACGCACGACATCGCCATCAAGAAGCGTGACCGGACGGCCGCCCATTTCCATCAGCTTGACCATGAGCGCGTTCGCGATGGTCGACTTGCCCGAGCCCGACAGGCCGGTGAAGAACACGGTGAAGCCCTGCTTCGAACGCGGCGGCGAGGTGCGGCGCAGTTCGGTGACGACCTCGGGGAACGAGAACCATTCCGGAATTTCCAGACCTTCGCGCAGACGGCGACGCAGTTCGGTGCCCGAGATGTTCAGGATGGTGACGTTGTCGCGATCCTCGATCTCGTCGTTCGGCTCGTACTGGGCACGTTCCTGCACGTAGACCATGTGCTTGAAGTCGACCATTTCGATGCCGATTTCTTCCTGGTGTTCGCGGAACAGATCCTGCGCATCGTACGGGCCGTAGAAGTCCTCGCCTGCCGAGTTCTTGCCCGGACCGGCGTGGTCGCGGCCGACGATGAAGTGGGTGCAGCCGTGGTTGCGGCGAATGAGACCGTGCCAGACGGCCTCACGCGGACCGGCCATACGCATCGCAAGGTTCAGCAGCGACATGGTGGTGGTCGACTGCGGGTACTTGTCGAGGACAGCCTCGTAGCAGCGCACGCGGGTGAAGTGGTCGACGTCGCCCGGTTTGGTCATGCCGACAACCGGATGGATCAGCAGGTTGGCCTGTGCTTCGCGCGCGGCGCGGAAGGTCAGTTCCTGGTGCGCACGGTGCAGCGGGTTACGGGTCTGGAAGGCCACGACCTTGCGCCAGCCGAGCTTGCGGAAGTAGGCGCGCAGCTCGTTCGGGGTGTCGCGGCGGGCTTTGAAGTCATAGTGCACAGGCTGCTGTATGCCGGTGACCGGACCGCCGAGGTAGACTTTGCCGGCGGTGTTGTGCAGATAGTTGACGGCAGGGTGGGCCAGATCGTCGGCACCAAAGACCTTCTCGGCTTCGCGCGACTTGTTCGGCACCCATTTGTCGGTGACGGTCATGGTGGCGAGGATGACGCCTTCCTGATCGCGCAGCGCGATGTCCTGACCGATCTCGACGGTCTCAGCGAAAGCTTCGCTGACATCGAGATTGATCGGCATCGGCCACAGCGCGCCGTCGGCCAGACGCATGTTTTCGACAACACCGTCATAATCGGCTTCGGTCAGGAAGCCCTTCAGCGGATTGAAACCGCCGTTCATCAGCAGCTCGAGATCGCAAATCTGACGCGGGGTCAGATCGTGCGACGTCAACGAAGCAGCTTCCAATTTCAGTTTCTGGGAAGACTCGTGCGAGACATAAAGCTCGGGGATAGGGGCCATATCCATGGACGTACTCTCAATTTGATTTCGGCAATGCCGGACTTGGACGCTGCCTAGACCCGCAAGGGGCAAGTATTCAAGCGTTTCGGCAGGATTGCGGCGAAAAAGGATGCATTCGGGGGAGTCTTGCGGTCGGGCAGACACAAACATGTCGGCTTGCGCCAGTTCTGGACCGTCATCCGCGCAAATTCCGGTTTGGTGGAACAGGCGTTTCGTTCGCAGCGCTACCGCGCCTGTGGATAAGAAAAAAACTCCGGCGTTTGTAGCGCCGGAGCATCGTAGTTGGTTCAGGTCGATCAGACCTTAACGATGTCGCCTTCGGGCTGGAGCTCGCCGAGGTAACGCTCTGCATCGAGCGCGGCCATACAGCCCATACCGGCCGAGGTGACGGCCTGACGGTAGGTGTGGTCGGTCAGGTCACCGGCAGCAAATACGCCCGGAATTGCGGTGCGGGTCGAGCCGGGCTCAACTTTAACGTAACCGCCGTTGTGCAGTTCCAGCTGGTCTTTGACCAGTTCGCTGGCAGGGGCGTGGCCGATAGCGATGAAGACACCTGCGGCTTCGATATCGGTGATCTCGCCGGTCTGGACGTTTTTCGCTTTGACGCCGGTCACACCCTTCGGCTCGTGATCGCCAACCACTTCGTGAATTTCGTGGTTCCAGAGAACCTCGACCTTCGGGTGTTTGAACAGGCGATCCTGCAGGATCTTTTCGGCGCGCAGGCTGTCGCGGCGGTGGATCAGGGTCACCTTGGTCGCGAAGTTGGTGAGGTAGAGCGCCTCTTCCACAGCAGTGTTGCCGCCGCCTACAACGACGATTTCCTTGCCGCGATAGAAGAAGCCGTCACAGGTCGCACATGCCGAAACGCCGAAGCCCTTGAACGCGTCTTCGGTTTCCATGCCGAGCCACTTGGCGCGGGCGCCCGTCGCGAGGATGACGGTGTCTGCAGTGTAGACAGTGCCGCTATCGCCCTTAGCGACGAACGGGCGCTGCTGGAGGTCGAGATCGACGATCAGGTCGGTGATGATTTCGGTGCCCATGGCGCGCGCGTGCTCTTCCATGTTCATCATCAGTTGCGGGCCTTGGATTTCTTTCTCGCCCGGCCAGTTTTCGACCTCGGTCGTGGTGGTCAGCTGACCGCCCGGTTCCATACCCTGCACGAGGATCGGGTTGAGCATCGCGCGGCTTGCATACACAGCGGCGGTGTAGCCGGCAGGGCCGGAGCCGATGATGAGCAGCTTGGTGTGGCGGGTGTCGGACATGTCAGCCTCTTTCCATTGCGGTTCCCACCCGATATAGACCCGCGGCCTGCGTTCGAAAAGGGCGTCTGGCAAGCAATACATCCTGAAAAACAAATATATACTCTTGCGTAAGGATGTTGCGCAAGTTTGAAATATTGTTGCGCATTGATGCTGTACTGAGTAATCTCTGCGCAATAACCGAATGAGGAATAAAATGCCGGGCAGCAAACTCGACGAAATCGATCGTATGATTCTGGCAGAACTGCAGGCGGACGGTCGTATGACCAACGTCGAACTGGCCAAACGCGTCGGTATTTCCGCCCCTCCGTGCCTGCGCCGTGTGCGCACTCTGGAAGAGCAGGGCTACATTCGTGGTTACCACGCAGACGTCGATAGCCGCGAGCTGGGCTTTGAAGTCCAAGTCTTCGCGATGGTCGGTCTTTATAAGCAGGCCGAAGCTGATCTGTCCGCGTTCGAAGCACTCTGCCGCGGCTGGCCGCTCGTACGTGAGTGCCACATGCTTAATGGTGAAGTAGACTTCATCCTCAAGTGCGTTGCGCCCGATCTGCGCACGTTCCAGAGCTTCCTGACCAATGACCTTCTGACTGCAGACAACGTCTCGCAGGTCAAAACCTCGCTCGTCATTCGCGGTGCCAAAGACGAGCCCGGTGTTCCGTTTGAAGTTCTCGAAGAACGTCTCGCACGCGAAGCCTGATTTTTCGGAAGATTTACAGAAAAGACGACCCCGATGTAGTTGCGCGAGAGGCTTGTGCGCTGCGGGGTCGTCTTTCTGTTGAGTGATCCGACCTCTGGCCGGACAAGCGGGCGCGCAATACGCCCTGAACTTGAGCCAGCGTTTGCCAGAATGTGGCAGAGGTTGTCAAACTTTTTGCATCATTGTGCTGCAATCGGGAACGCTCACCGACGGCAGTACCCTGATTGTTGACCGAGAACATTCAATCTCCGCTGCGGCCGGATTTCCGTAACCCCGAATCGAAAAATGGCGGCCCATCGGACCGCCAGTACTCTCGAGAATAACAGGGGAGGAGAGTAGTCTTACGCCGCTGTCTTTGCCTTGACCGGAGCCGAGGCAGCCTTGCGGCGGATAATCAGGTCATCGCGACGGGCGCCACGCTCCCACGGGAGCGAAACTTCTTCGGTTTCAGCAGCAGCAATGATGGTCTTGAGCCAGCGCAGTTTGGTCATGTCCGTTATCCCTTCTGTTCCATGCCCGTCGGGGCGTTGAAGTCAGTTATCAGGGTTAACAGGGGCAGCACTAAGGCAGGTCTGTGCCGCAATTTTGGAATTTGCGTAGGGCAGAAAATTGATCGTCTGCGCGTAGCTACGTCCTTGTTTTATTGGGGAAATCTCAGCGCTCAGAAACAATAGCGCACAACCTATTGGGATTGTTTCGCTGCAATTGTGGCGGGTTTCTGGCGGATGCGTTCTATTTCAGAGCCGGATAGCAGCGATCAGACGTCCGTAGTCCGCTTCTTTGCGATGCGTTGTCCGGCGGTAGCTATAGAAGCGGTTCACGTCGGAATAGGTGCAATGCCCTGTCCACTCCGCATCACCGATGCCGGCTTCGCGCAGCTTGTGGAGGCCGAACATCGGCAGGTTGAACAGGTAACGGTCGCCTTCGCCGTTCGCAAAGAAACGCGCGTATTCATCGTCTTCGACAAGAAACGCATCAAGGAATTCGGGTCCGACTTCGTAGACGCGCTGGCTTATGGTTGGCCCAATGATCGCGACGGTGTTCTTGCGATCCGCGCCGATGGCTTCCATTGCGGCGAGGGTGTTTTCCAGCACGCCCCCGAGCGCACCTTTCCACCCAGCATGGGCCGCACCGACGACGCCTGCGTTGTGGTCGGCGAAAAGCACGGGCTGGCAGTCGGCGGTCAGGATCGACAGCGCGAGGCCGGGTACGTTGGTGACCATCGCATCCGCAGCGGGGCGAGGCTCCGACGCGTCGGTGATTGTGAGAACATCGGCCGAGTGGACCTGATGCACACCGACCAGCGCGTTTTCATCGACATCCATCGCTTCGGCGACGCGATTGCGGTTCATTGTGACCGCTTCACGCATGTCGGACGAGCCGTACCCGCAGTTCAGCCCTTCGAAGATGCCCGAAGACGCACCACCTTTGCGGCCGAAAAAGCCATGCTTCAACGTGCCAAGCGAACGGTGAGTAATGATGTCCAGAGTCATGCTTCCAAGCCTGCAGGAGGTGTGCTGTTTGCGGGGTAAAGCCCGATTACTTTAAACAGGTCGCCCATTTCTGCGGGGTGGGTCAAGCGGCGATGGGCCGCGATGTGCGATTCCAGTGCGTTACCGCTCAGTCTGGAGGCAAGTGCCCGCGCGCGGTCCGTAATGCCGAGCCGTTCGAGGAACACGCCCTGCGGCGTGACGCGTGTGAACTTGGCGGGGGCTGCGTTCAACGCGATCGCTTCGAAATCAACGTGGCACGTCAGGTCGGCACTGCCGGGCTCGGCTAGCGGATCGGTGCGTTCGTGGCCTTTGAGCGCCTGAAGCGTATCGCCGAGCGAGCGCCAGTCACCGTAATCGATGAACAGCGCCAAGCCGCCGTGGTTGTCGATGCGCTCTCCGATCTGGGACGTGATGGCGGGCAGGGCGGAGCAGACCTCGACCAAATCGCCGTCGTTTGTGTCCTCCAGCCGGTGCTTCAGCATCTCGAGCGGCGCTGCGGTCGAAAGGCCGAAGGTCAGCGCGTCGTCCTCGACCCCTATCACCCGCTCGCGCCAAGCATCACCATCGCGAACAAACTGACGGACGGGGAGGGCGTCGAAAAACTCGTTCGCGGCGAGAAACAGCGGACCCTCGGGCAGGTCGGCAATCTGGTCGTGGAACGCTTTGACAGGGACCCGCTCGGCTTGCGCTTTGCGGAGCACAGGTGACGCTTCGACCAGATGGACATCCAGCGCTTCATGAAAACCGGGAACGCCCTTTGTCGCGCGCAGGATGTCCGCCATCAGCGTCCCGCGACCGGGGCCGAGTTCGGCAAGGATGCCCTTAGGCTGTCCCTGATCTATCCAAGCCTGCGCGATGCAGAGGCCGATGACCTCACCGAACATCTGCGAAATCTCGGGCGCGGTGATAAAGTCGCCCTGCTGTCCGAACGGATCGCGGGTGGCGTAGTAGCCGTGCTCGGGGTGCAACAGAGCTTCTCGCATGTAGTCGGCGAGCGTCAGCGGGCCCGTGCGAGCAATGCGGGCCTTCAGGATATCCGTCAGCGCCGTCATGCGCGCTTCCGTGCCCAGATGACGAGGCCGATGCCGATGATGATCATTGGCAGCGAAAGGAACTGTCCCATCGTCAGGCCGTAACCGCCGATATGGTAGGCAAGGCCCAGCGGGTTGCCTGGCGTCTGGAACTGCGCGTCCGGCTGGCGGAAGAATTCGACGATAAAACGGGAGATGCCGTAGCCCGCGAAGAACACGCCTGTGATGAGCCAAGGGGTCTTCAGCGCGCCGCGGCGGAACGCGAGGTAAAGCAGCACGCCGCCAAGGATCAGACCCTCCATCGCGGCTTCATAGAGCT
Above is a window of Marivivens aquimaris DNA encoding:
- a CDS encoding YdcH family protein, with protein sequence MNKSARMEQVEVLRVKLSVLKTEHRDLDEAIRALEDQGSADMLTIRRLKKQKLVLKDKISQIEDRILPDIIA
- a CDS encoding Hsp20 family protein — translated: MTKLTLGTHPFLLGFEQLERLVERTAKTGNDGYPPYNIEQTSERSYRITLAVAGFREEDLAITVEDSSLVIRGRQADDSDERIFLHRGIAARQFQRTFVLADGVDVGEAVLENGLLHVDLNRKVPDSVVQTIKIKRSAEA
- a CDS encoding DUF1150 family protein; the encoded protein is MNQNFELDKNDDRIVYVKEVAVADLPDEVQEKAGDLETLFSVHKSNGEQLALVAGRELAFSLAREHDMDPVTVH
- a CDS encoding cytochrome b — its product is MSTPLKYTRTQIALHWSVFVLLFVSFVSHDGIKDAYRSFMRNGAAEMSVGAYVHIIVGIVILALVVWRIALRFTNTAPPEPKGGLLGLAAKAVQFILYAVLVILPVSGLIAWFGGLHDAGDVHETMFTLGLALVALHIIAALVHQFYWKDNLLARMK
- a CDS encoding bifunctional sulfate adenylyltransferase/adenylylsulfate kinase, with translation MDMAPIPELYVSHESSQKLKLEAASLTSHDLTPRQICDLELLMNGGFNPLKGFLTEADYDGVVENMRLADGALWPMPINLDVSEAFAETVEIGQDIALRDQEGVILATMTVTDKWVPNKSREAEKVFGADDLAHPAVNYLHNTAGKVYLGGPVTGIQQPVHYDFKARRDTPNELRAYFRKLGWRKVVAFQTRNPLHRAHQELTFRAAREAQANLLIHPVVGMTKPGDVDHFTRVRCYEAVLDKYPQSTTTMSLLNLAMRMAGPREAVWHGLIRRNHGCTHFIVGRDHAGPGKNSAGEDFYGPYDAQDLFREHQEEIGIEMVDFKHMVYVQERAQYEPNDEIEDRDNVTILNISGTELRRRLREGLEIPEWFSFPEVVTELRRTSPPRSKQGFTVFFTGLSGSGKSTIANALMVKLMEMGGRPVTLLDGDVVRKHLSSELGFSKEHRDINIKRIGYVASEITKNGGIAICAPIAPYTATRRAVREMIEAYGAFIEVHVATSIEECERRDRKGLYKLAREGKIKEFTGISDPYETPVNAEIVVETENVDVDNCAHQVLLKLESMGLISGK
- the trxB gene encoding thioredoxin-disulfide reductase, which encodes MSDTRHTKLLIIGSGPAGYTAAVYASRAMLNPILVQGMEPGGQLTTTTEVENWPGEKEIQGPQLMMNMEEHARAMGTEIITDLIVDLDLQQRPFVAKGDSGTVYTADTVILATGARAKWLGMETEDAFKGFGVSACATCDGFFYRGKEIVVVGGGNTAVEEALYLTNFATKVTLIHRRDSLRAEKILQDRLFKHPKVEVLWNHEIHEVVGDHEPKGVTGVKAKNVQTGEITDIEAAGVFIAIGHAPASELVKDQLELHNGGYVKVEPGSTRTAIPGVFAAGDLTDHTYRQAVTSAGMGCMAALDAERYLGELQPEGDIVKV
- a CDS encoding Lrp/AsnC family transcriptional regulator encodes the protein MPGSKLDEIDRMILAELQADGRMTNVELAKRVGISAPPCLRRVRTLEEQGYIRGYHADVDSRELGFEVQVFAMVGLYKQAEADLSAFEALCRGWPLVRECHMLNGEVDFILKCVAPDLRTFQSFLTNDLLTADNVSQVKTSLVIRGAKDEPGVPFEVLEERLAREA
- the pgeF gene encoding peptidoglycan editing factor PgeF, producing MTLDIITHRSLGTLKHGFFGRKGGASSGIFEGLNCGYGSSDMREAVTMNRNRVAEAMDVDENALVGVHQVHSADVLTITDASEPRPAADAMVTNVPGLALSILTADCQPVLFADHNAGVVGAAHAGWKGALGGVLENTLAAMEAIGADRKNTVAIIGPTISQRVYEVGPEFLDAFLVEDDEYARFFANGEGDRYLFNLPMFGLHKLREAGIGDAEWTGHCTYSDVNRFYSYRRTTHRKEADYGRLIAAIRL
- a CDS encoding class I SAM-dependent methyltransferase, translated to MTALTDILKARIARTGPLTLADYMREALLHPEHGYYATRDPFGQQGDFITAPEISQMFGEVIGLCIAQAWIDQGQPKGILAELGPGRGTLMADILRATKGVPGFHEALDVHLVEASPVLRKAQAERVPVKAFHDQIADLPEGPLFLAANEFFDALPVRQFVRDGDAWRERVIGVEDDALTFGLSTAAPLEMLKHRLEDTNDGDLVEVCSALPAITSQIGERIDNHGGLALFIDYGDWRSLGDTLQALKGHERTDPLAEPGSADLTCHVDFEAIALNAAPAKFTRVTPQGVFLERLGITDRARALASRLSGNALESHIAAHRRLTHPAEMGDLFKVIGLYPANSTPPAGLEA